A genome region from Rhodothermus sp. includes the following:
- a CDS encoding class I SAM-dependent rRNA methyltransferase gives MRVILKPGKDKLLRRGYPWVFANQLHRIEGRPRTGDVVEIAAADGTVYGLGFYHEHSQIAVRFLTPDPHATINADFFRQRLQRAFLLRQAAFGDSTHYRLVFSESDGLPGTIIDRYGEVLTWTCLCYGMEQRRELLLDLLEELFRPRAIVERNDNALRAKDGLPQQRGILRGHYNGPVEIIEEGVRFHVDVLEGLKTGFFLDQRLHRPVVARLARNRRVLDVFAADGGFGLMAAAYGAAHVHLLDVSQTAMERAQANARLNGLDRARLTFDVANALDRLGELVAQGATYDLIVLDPPAFAKSKRHLNDARRAYQRINISALRLLPPGGLLATASCSQALDEVEFRKIIHYSARRAGCALRLLYRGTQPPDHPVLEAMPETHYLKFFIFQKLTDEAPPVRQ, from the coding sequence ATGCGTGTCATACTCAAACCCGGCAAAGATAAGTTGTTGCGTCGCGGCTATCCCTGGGTGTTTGCCAACCAGCTCCATCGCATCGAAGGCCGGCCGCGCACCGGTGACGTGGTCGAAATCGCTGCCGCCGACGGCACCGTGTATGGCCTGGGATTCTATCACGAGCACTCCCAGATCGCCGTACGTTTTCTCACGCCCGATCCCCACGCTACCATCAATGCCGATTTTTTTCGGCAACGGCTGCAGCGAGCTTTTCTGCTGCGTCAGGCGGCCTTTGGGGACAGTACGCACTATCGCCTTGTCTTTAGTGAGAGCGATGGCCTACCCGGTACGATTATCGATCGCTACGGCGAAGTGCTGACCTGGACCTGCCTCTGCTACGGCATGGAACAGCGCCGGGAGCTGCTGCTGGATCTGCTGGAAGAGCTGTTTCGACCGCGGGCCATCGTCGAACGCAACGACAACGCCCTGCGCGCAAAAGACGGTCTGCCTCAGCAACGCGGTATCCTGCGCGGTCACTACAACGGTCCGGTAGAGATCATCGAAGAAGGCGTGCGCTTCCACGTAGACGTGCTCGAAGGACTGAAAACCGGCTTCTTTCTGGATCAACGACTGCATCGCCCCGTTGTGGCCCGGCTGGCCCGGAATCGCCGTGTACTCGATGTATTTGCAGCCGATGGAGGCTTCGGACTGATGGCTGCCGCATACGGAGCTGCCCACGTACACCTGCTTGACGTTTCCCAGACAGCAATGGAGCGGGCTCAAGCCAACGCGCGCCTGAATGGCCTGGACCGGGCCCGCCTGACCTTCGACGTGGCCAATGCCCTGGACCGGCTGGGTGAGCTCGTCGCACAGGGTGCGACCTACGACCTGATCGTGCTCGATCCTCCGGCCTTTGCCAAAAGTAAACGGCATCTGAACGACGCCCGCCGGGCCTACCAGCGGATCAATATCAGTGCGCTACGTCTCCTACCGCCCGGAGGGCTCCTGGCTACGGCCTCCTGTTCGCAGGCCCTCGACGAGGTCGAATTTCGGAAGATCATTCATTACAGCGCCCGCCGAGCTGGCTGTGCCCTGCGGCTTCTCTACCGCGGCACGCAGCCGCCCGATCACCCGGTCCTGGAAGCTATGCCTGAAACGCACTATCTCAAGTTCTTCATTTTTCAGAAACTGACCGACGAAGCCCCACCGGTACGGCAATGA
- the mtnA gene encoding S-methyl-5-thioribose-1-phosphate isomerase: MIPPLYWNDKAFRVDLLDQTLLPLEERWIPIETPEQMAEAIRKLRVRGAPAIGIAAAYGVVLALRNPGAGPERVQQALEQLRQTRPTAVNLFGTLRRMEAVLAAFWDADRATLKARLLAEARAIEEEDREAGRRLGTYGLELLKDGMRVLTHCHTGGVATSGYGTALAPFILGKERGVRLEAWVDETRPLLQGSRITAWELLKAGVPATLITDAMAAHVMQQGWVDAVIVGADRIAANGDVANKIGTYGLAVLARAHNIPFYVSAPVSTIDFETSSGKEIIIEERDPREITHGFGRQTAPEGIRAYNPAFDVTPAELITAIITDRGILRPPYDEALAALRTQLEAETPTPSIT; this comes from the coding sequence ATGATTCCACCGCTGTACTGGAACGACAAAGCCTTCCGTGTGGACCTGCTGGACCAGACGCTGTTGCCCCTTGAGGAGCGCTGGATTCCCATTGAGACGCCTGAGCAGATGGCCGAGGCAATCCGAAAGCTCCGCGTGCGAGGGGCGCCGGCCATTGGCATTGCCGCCGCTTACGGTGTAGTGCTCGCGCTGCGCAATCCTGGAGCAGGTCCGGAAAGGGTACAACAGGCCCTTGAACAGCTCCGGCAGACGCGGCCCACGGCCGTGAATCTGTTCGGGACGCTCCGGCGCATGGAAGCCGTGCTGGCAGCTTTCTGGGATGCCGACCGCGCAACACTGAAAGCACGACTGCTGGCCGAAGCCCGGGCCATTGAAGAAGAAGATCGTGAGGCTGGTCGCCGACTGGGTACCTACGGCCTGGAATTGCTCAAAGACGGCATGCGCGTGCTCACGCACTGTCATACGGGCGGCGTAGCGACTTCAGGCTATGGTACCGCACTGGCCCCGTTTATTCTGGGCAAAGAGCGGGGGGTCCGACTGGAAGCCTGGGTGGACGAGACGCGTCCGCTGTTGCAGGGCAGTCGCATCACGGCCTGGGAGCTGCTGAAAGCGGGGGTCCCGGCCACGCTCATCACGGATGCAATGGCCGCGCACGTTATGCAGCAGGGATGGGTTGATGCCGTGATTGTGGGGGCCGACCGTATTGCGGCCAACGGCGATGTGGCGAACAAGATCGGCACCTACGGGCTGGCTGTACTGGCCCGGGCGCACAATATTCCGTTCTATGTGTCGGCGCCGGTTTCTACCATTGATTTCGAAACGTCTTCCGGGAAGGAAATCATCATCGAAGAGCGAGATCCCCGAGAGATCACGCATGGGTTTGGGCGCCAGACAGCTCCCGAGGGGATCCGGGCCTACAACCCGGCTTTTGACGTAACGCCGGCCGAGCTGATTACGGCAATTATCACAGATCGAGGTATTTTGCGGCCCCCGTACGACGAGGCACTGGCTGCGTTGCGAACGCAACTGGAAGCAGAGACACCTACGCCGAGCATCACCTGA
- a CDS encoding TonB family protein, whose protein sequence is MKRNDWIGLLTSLVVHALVLLLLAFKHVQLMQPPLLGFIEVELGPWAEGRPVQQAEQSQPDEAAPEPQPAPPEEEKAALPEQTRPVELPEQARPIEDEQQLDEPEETRIAPEPQNNPAEVKKPEPEEAARPIQPKAGGQAEGTAGAATGNEGEGQEDQRSAPYLIEGLDRTLVQAPLPVYAEKVNAIIRVRIVVDPQGRIVQAIPLIKGNPALERAVLEALRRWRFNPLPPGVPLENQTGVITFRFRLE, encoded by the coding sequence ATGAAACGAAACGACTGGATCGGACTGCTGACCAGCCTGGTCGTGCACGCGCTGGTGCTACTCCTGCTGGCCTTCAAACATGTGCAGCTGATGCAACCCCCACTGTTGGGCTTTATCGAGGTGGAGCTGGGACCCTGGGCTGAAGGGCGACCCGTGCAGCAGGCTGAGCAATCACAGCCGGACGAAGCAGCACCGGAGCCACAACCCGCGCCACCTGAGGAAGAAAAAGCAGCGTTGCCCGAGCAGACGCGCCCGGTGGAGCTGCCCGAGCAAGCCCGGCCTATTGAAGACGAGCAGCAGCTCGACGAGCCGGAAGAGACGCGCATTGCGCCGGAACCGCAGAACAATCCAGCTGAGGTCAAAAAGCCGGAGCCCGAGGAAGCAGCCCGGCCCATCCAACCGAAAGCGGGCGGACAGGCCGAAGGAACGGCTGGTGCGGCTACTGGCAACGAAGGCGAAGGACAGGAGGACCAGCGCAGTGCCCCCTATCTGATCGAAGGGCTGGATCGCACGCTGGTGCAGGCTCCGTTACCCGTCTATGCCGAGAAGGTCAACGCCATAATCCGCGTACGCATCGTGGTCGATCCGCAGGGACGCATCGTGCAGGCCATACCCCTGATCAAGGGCAACCCGGCACTGGAACGTGCTGTGTTGGAAGCCCTGCGGCGTTGGCGTTTCAATCCGCTCCCCCCCGGTGTGCCACTGGAAAATCAGACCGGCGTGATTACCTTCCGCTTTCGCTTAGAATAG
- a CDS encoding NADH-quinone oxidoreductase subunit N produces MDLLEAYRMLPADLWAAFPLVLTAVVGLVLVVWDAFWNDAPAIPWIAAGTLALALLWELGGLSRPPETAFYGLIRVGGMASFVNAIVLASGLLTIALSVPYLKRIRHLHGEVYALILFATVGMIVLASANSLISIFVGLETMSICLYIMTGLVREDVGAGEAALKYFLLGAFSTGFFLYGIALLYGATGTMYLPQMAAHLTEGAHPIMFWAGVALLLIGFLFKVGAVPFHMWTPDVYQGAPTTLTGYMAAASKAAAFAALVLVLDAALPAERWQLLLALVALVTMVVGNVLALVQQNVKRMLAYSSIAHAGYILTGLAAGTAEGYAGALFYLLVYALMNIGAFGVMAFLEWDGKEGYRQTVDSLAGIGYRRPLLGVAMAFFMFSLTGFPPLAGFIAKYAVFAPAVKAGLTWLVVVGVLASVLSAYYYLRVVYVFWMRSPDEAPEAVRQQTFPVPLAPRAALVVCVVLIVVLGILPGLLEVTASFFPMPAAPPAATTALMP; encoded by the coding sequence ATGGATCTACTGGAAGCGTACCGAATGCTTCCGGCCGACCTGTGGGCGGCCTTTCCGCTGGTGTTGACAGCCGTCGTGGGTCTGGTGCTGGTCGTCTGGGATGCCTTCTGGAACGACGCTCCAGCGATTCCCTGGATTGCAGCCGGCACGCTGGCACTGGCATTGCTTTGGGAGCTGGGCGGATTGAGTCGTCCTCCGGAGACAGCCTTCTACGGGTTGATTCGGGTAGGCGGCATGGCTTCGTTCGTGAACGCCATTGTGCTGGCCAGCGGCCTATTGACGATTGCGCTGTCGGTGCCTTATCTGAAACGTATCCGCCACCTGCATGGCGAGGTTTATGCCCTGATTCTGTTTGCCACGGTAGGGATGATCGTGCTGGCCTCGGCCAACAGCCTGATTTCGATCTTCGTGGGCCTGGAAACCATGTCGATCTGCCTGTACATCATGACGGGTCTGGTCCGCGAAGATGTCGGAGCGGGCGAAGCGGCGTTGAAGTACTTTCTGCTGGGAGCTTTCTCGACGGGCTTTTTCCTGTACGGCATTGCGCTGCTCTACGGGGCTACAGGTACCATGTATCTGCCGCAGATGGCGGCACATCTGACGGAGGGGGCCCATCCGATCATGTTCTGGGCCGGGGTGGCCTTGTTGCTGATTGGCTTCCTGTTCAAGGTGGGCGCTGTGCCGTTCCACATGTGGACACCTGACGTATATCAGGGGGCGCCGACAACGCTAACGGGATACATGGCGGCGGCTTCGAAGGCGGCGGCTTTTGCAGCGCTGGTGCTGGTGCTGGATGCGGCGCTGCCGGCCGAACGCTGGCAATTGCTGCTGGCGCTGGTAGCGCTGGTGACGATGGTGGTCGGCAATGTGCTCGCCCTGGTGCAGCAGAACGTCAAGCGCATGCTGGCCTACTCATCAATTGCGCACGCTGGCTATATCCTGACAGGGCTGGCGGCCGGTACCGCTGAAGGGTATGCCGGTGCCCTGTTCTACCTACTGGTCTATGCCCTGATGAACATCGGCGCCTTCGGAGTGATGGCTTTTCTGGAGTGGGATGGCAAAGAAGGGTACAGGCAGACCGTAGATTCGCTGGCGGGCATCGGATACCGACGTCCGTTACTGGGCGTGGCCATGGCGTTTTTCATGTTCAGCCTGACTGGCTTTCCGCCCTTGGCCGGGTTCATTGCCAAGTACGCCGTCTTTGCGCCGGCCGTGAAGGCGGGATTGACGTGGCTGGTTGTGGTAGGAGTGTTAGCCAGCGTACTTTCGGCCTACTACTACCTGCGGGTGGTTTACGTTTTCTGGATGCGGTCGCCTGACGAAGCCCCTGAGGCGGTACGGCAGCAGACGTTCCCGGTACCGCTGGCCCCACGGGCAGCCCTGGTGGTGTGTGTAGTGCTGATTGTTGTGCTGGGCATATTGCCCGGTCTACTGGAGGTAACCGCTTCGTTTTTCCCGATGCCGGCTGCCCCTCCAGCAGCTACCACGGCGCTGATGCCCTGA
- a CDS encoding MoaD/ThiS family protein, protein MAAGAASGLFIRLGRLLAEEIGQPFIVVTLPEPAVTVAQLQRLIAEQYPRLQSWMDHVLVVAEGRVLDSSEAIPAGQQVVLLPPQAGG, encoded by the coding sequence ATGGCTGCGGGTGCTGCATCGGGTCTATTCATTCGTCTGGGACGGCTACTGGCTGAGGAGATCGGGCAGCCGTTTATTGTCGTAACGCTTCCAGAACCGGCAGTCACGGTAGCACAGCTCCAGCGGCTCATCGCAGAGCAATATCCCCGATTGCAGTCCTGGATGGATCACGTGCTGGTTGTTGCCGAAGGGCGTGTTCTGGATAGCTCGGAAGCGATTCCGGCCGGGCAGCAAGTAGTGTTGTTGCCGCCACAGGCCGGTGGTTGA
- a CDS encoding 6-bladed beta-propeller: MRKIWIVLVVGWIGCQPPASQEAQIYPLLDQWQGRFDLVLTRAADRQSTSAVWPEVAALSQMESLLLLGAREAQPPAYFFGRVVYAAFDPAGELVVVDQENYALLFFAQTGQFRFRLGRQGEGPGEFLAPPLYAAFDRQGRLYVVERSSGRVHRFLKRNDTFMWDRTYELRTVLNGEVLGACLMQDTLYVYANPLNWWEQPRLHVLTLDGEHVRAFGLLDFYPRKGLPEGTPPIMLEARLFCDPDHAGLILAYRYLPVVECYTTDGRRRWRLRLDEVPLLAHRIQGAIIEPILRSRGIRFRNVVVLPSGVIVLHVVEQVMRRDQPTIIDQERTYIFWISPDLQHWGWLEASLPFRQLYDRRGRLWLGTSMEARLPHVALFQLPADIPLAIAR, translated from the coding sequence ATGAGAAAGATATGGATTGTTCTGGTAGTAGGTTGGATAGGCTGTCAACCTCCTGCATCGCAGGAGGCCCAGATCTACCCCTTACTGGATCAGTGGCAGGGGAGGTTTGATCTGGTGCTGACGCGAGCGGCGGACCGGCAGTCTACGTCGGCCGTGTGGCCAGAAGTGGCGGCGCTGTCGCAGATGGAATCGCTGCTTTTACTGGGAGCTCGGGAGGCGCAGCCGCCGGCATATTTTTTTGGTCGGGTCGTTTATGCTGCATTTGATCCTGCTGGCGAGCTGGTTGTGGTGGATCAGGAGAACTACGCCCTGCTTTTTTTTGCTCAGACCGGCCAGTTCCGTTTCAGACTGGGACGTCAGGGGGAAGGTCCCGGCGAGTTTCTGGCGCCTCCACTGTATGCCGCCTTCGATCGGCAGGGACGTCTTTACGTGGTGGAGCGGAGCAGTGGGCGGGTGCACCGGTTCCTGAAAAGAAACGACACGTTTATGTGGGACCGCACCTATGAACTGCGCACAGTCTTAAACGGCGAAGTGCTGGGCGCATGCCTGATGCAGGATACGTTGTATGTATATGCCAACCCGCTCAACTGGTGGGAGCAGCCCCGGCTCCATGTGCTGACGCTGGACGGCGAGCACGTGCGGGCTTTCGGCCTGCTGGATTTTTATCCACGGAAAGGACTGCCGGAGGGAACCCCGCCGATCATGCTGGAAGCCCGGCTGTTCTGCGATCCAGATCACGCAGGCCTGATTCTGGCCTATCGATACCTTCCCGTTGTAGAATGCTATACCACCGATGGCCGGCGCCGCTGGCGTCTGCGTCTGGATGAGGTCCCGCTACTGGCCCATCGCATACAGGGGGCAATCATTGAGCCCATCTTGCGCTCTCGCGGCATCCGTTTTCGGAATGTCGTGGTCTTGCCATCAGGGGTGATCGTGCTGCATGTGGTTGAACAGGTGATGCGGCGCGATCAGCCTACCATCATCGATCAAGAACGGACCTACATTTTCTGGATCAGTCCTGATCTGCAGCACTGGGGCTGGCTGGAGGCCTCGCTGCCTTTTCGACAGCTATATGACCGTCGGGGACGTCTGTGGTTGGGGACCTCTATGGAGGCGAGACTACCTCATGTGGCGCTGTTTCAGCTACCAGCAGACATACCGCTTGCCATAGCGCGATGA
- a CDS encoding 4a-hydroxytetrahydrobiopterin dehydratase, which translates to MSQMEPLSREAITAALAELKGWTYADDRLQKTYTFGSFREAVSFIVRIAFEAEQLNHHPELHNVYNRVTVALTTHAAGNRVTARDVELARAIERIAWVK; encoded by the coding sequence ATGAGCCAGATGGAACCGTTGAGCCGCGAAGCAATTACGGCGGCGCTGGCCGAACTGAAGGGTTGGACGTACGCCGACGATCGGCTACAGAAAACCTATACGTTTGGCAGCTTTCGGGAGGCGGTAAGCTTTATTGTGCGCATTGCGTTTGAAGCAGAGCAGTTAAACCATCACCCCGAGCTGCATAACGTGTACAACCGGGTAACGGTAGCGCTGACGACGCACGCGGCTGGCAACCGGGTGACAGCTCGGGATGTGGAGCTGGCGCGTGCGATTGAGCGCATTGCCTGGGTGAAGTAG
- a CDS encoding acetamidase/formamidase family protein, giving the protein MQVAETPKAAVAEARRTVMVNEFTDGILDPEAPMLGPVVNGGTIIANTAPGCWGPMITPRLRGAHEVTRPVYVEGAAPGDALVIRIRDITVTSMATASGHDRWVEGHYLGDPYVAARCPQCGTLYPETVVEGIGPEAVRCAQCGTPVTPFQFVHGYTVVFDETRQVGVTVGRETAEQLARQATQVMALPDRSVQHPIVLYAPHDLVGVAVRLRPFLGQLGTTPAVRMPDSHNAGDFGAALIGASHEYALTAEELERRTDGHMDIDAVRAGAILLAPVKVPGAGVYLGDMHALQGDGEIAGHTMDVSGTVTLEVEVLKGRTLEGPVLFPLPEDLPPLARPLTEEEKARARALARRWGLSDVEESAPISVIGTGPDLNTATEVGLRRAARLLDMSVAEVRNRATITGAIEIGRHPGVIQVTFLAPLSKLEAAGLLPFVREQYGIG; this is encoded by the coding sequence ATGCAGGTTGCTGAAACGCCAAAAGCGGCGGTAGCGGAGGCGCGCCGCACGGTGATGGTCAACGAGTTTACCGATGGCATTCTGGATCCGGAGGCCCCGATGCTGGGGCCTGTTGTCAATGGGGGCACCATTATCGCCAACACGGCACCGGGTTGCTGGGGGCCGATGATCACGCCGCGTCTGCGCGGTGCCCATGAGGTGACGCGTCCGGTCTATGTCGAAGGGGCAGCGCCGGGGGATGCGTTGGTCATACGCATTCGGGACATTACGGTGACTTCTATGGCTACGGCCTCGGGGCACGACCGATGGGTGGAAGGGCATTATCTGGGAGATCCCTACGTGGCTGCGCGATGCCCGCAGTGTGGGACGCTGTACCCCGAGACGGTTGTTGAAGGGATCGGTCCGGAGGCGGTACGGTGTGCTCAATGCGGTACGCCGGTTACCCCGTTCCAGTTTGTGCACGGCTACACGGTAGTATTTGACGAGACGCGCCAGGTGGGGGTGACGGTGGGACGCGAGACGGCCGAGCAGTTGGCACGGCAGGCTACGCAGGTTATGGCATTGCCGGACCGATCGGTGCAGCATCCCATCGTGCTGTATGCGCCCCATGATCTGGTAGGTGTAGCAGTACGTCTCCGGCCTTTTCTGGGGCAGTTGGGTACGACGCCGGCCGTACGTATGCCCGATTCACACAACGCAGGGGATTTCGGAGCGGCCCTGATTGGGGCGTCGCATGAGTATGCGCTGACGGCCGAGGAGCTGGAGCGGCGAACCGATGGGCACATGGACATCGACGCCGTACGGGCGGGTGCGATCCTGCTGGCACCGGTCAAGGTACCGGGTGCGGGTGTTTACCTGGGCGATATGCATGCGTTGCAGGGCGATGGTGAGATTGCCGGGCATACCATGGACGTGTCGGGCACGGTAACGCTGGAGGTTGAGGTACTGAAAGGTCGCACGCTGGAAGGGCCGGTGCTCTTTCCATTGCCGGAGGATCTGCCGCCGCTGGCGCGGCCACTTACCGAAGAGGAGAAAGCCCGTGCACGTGCGCTGGCGCGTCGGTGGGGACTGTCCGATGTGGAAGAGAGTGCGCCTATCTCGGTGATCGGTACAGGTCCGGATTTGAACACGGCCACCGAGGTTGGATTGCGACGAGCGGCGCGCCTGCTGGACATGAGCGTAGCCGAGGTGCGCAACCGCGCAACCATTACCGGAGCGATCGAAATCGGACGGCATCCCGGCGTGATCCAGGTAACGTTCCTGGCCCCACTGTCGAAGCTGGAAGCGGCCGGGCTCCTGCCCTTTGTCCGTGAGCAGTACGGCATCGGTTAA
- a CDS encoding 6-bladed beta-propeller: MIGFWVVLLLLGGGCAGRDSARPGKGQEFHPNPERLADLRTFDWIVTEADQGDSVLHRWAKRLQQARLHWQRGALASANRYDMFGDILDVVIDSEGGIIVLDFDNQEVRLYDRSGQFVEVVGRQGEGPGEYMQAGYLLIGSNDSLYVYDNSRGFFVVYYKSEEGYTFKRILDLPERIPGLDYVCLQNERYIVINKPPYYSFDDPLFYKVDIINSRILNMDNHRHYMVEEKERFLNLLVHRAFVACGSKHVVGAFLYYPIIDVLFSNNSNVHHVFLKHIVLQPFLMKGNSRARYFPSEVFIKEFSYSGKLDKPSGITFLSDEILLYAFVRYEAERGKVLRKYPIAYLINLNNKKAMLLNLENYPFAVVEAYRDSILVGYRWDMYRQEIPHIAYYVLPEKEP, encoded by the coding sequence GTGATTGGTTTCTGGGTGGTGTTGCTGTTGCTGGGTGGAGGGTGTGCGGGGCGTGACAGTGCCCGTCCGGGAAAGGGACAGGAGTTTCATCCCAATCCGGAGCGTCTGGCAGATCTACGTACGTTCGACTGGATCGTTACGGAAGCAGATCAGGGCGATTCGGTATTGCACCGGTGGGCAAAGCGGTTACAGCAGGCCCGGCTGCACTGGCAGCGTGGCGCGTTGGCTTCGGCCAATCGATACGATATGTTTGGGGACATCTTGGATGTGGTCATCGATAGCGAAGGAGGCATCATTGTGCTGGATTTTGACAATCAGGAAGTACGTCTTTACGACCGGTCGGGGCAGTTTGTAGAGGTCGTAGGAAGGCAGGGAGAGGGACCGGGCGAATACATGCAGGCAGGATACCTGTTAATAGGTAGCAATGATTCATTGTATGTATATGATAACTCGAGAGGATTTTTTGTTGTCTATTATAAAAGTGAAGAGGGGTATACATTTAAGAGAATTCTGGATTTGCCTGAAAGAATCCCAGGTCTGGATTATGTATGTTTGCAAAATGAAAGGTATATTGTGATTAATAAACCGCCTTACTACTCCTTTGATGATCCTTTATTTTATAAAGTTGATATCATAAATAGTCGTATTCTAAATATGGATAATCATAGACATTATATGGTAGAAGAAAAGGAAAGGTTTCTTAATTTATTAGTGCATCGGGCATTTGTGGCGTGTGGATCTAAACATGTGGTAGGAGCTTTTCTTTATTATCCGATTATAGATGTTCTGTTTAGTAATAATAGTAATGTACATCATGTTTTTCTGAAGCATATCGTGTTGCAGCCGTTTCTTATGAAAGGAAATAGTCGAGCGCGCTATTTTCCTTCGGAAGTATTCATCAAGGAGTTTTCATATTCTGGAAAGCTGGATAAGCCTTCAGGGATTACGTTTTTGTCAGATGAGATCTTGCTGTATGCTTTTGTTAGATATGAAGCGGAGCGAGGAAAAGTCCTTCGGAAATATCCGATAGCCTATTTGATAAATCTGAATAATAAGAAAGCTATGTTGTTGAATCTGGAAAATTATCCTTTTGCTGTGGTAGAGGCTTATAGAGATTCCATACTGGTAGGATATCGCTGGGATATGTATCGACAAGAGATCCCGCACATTGCTTATTATGTGCTTCCGGAAAAAGAGCCATAG
- a CDS encoding sodium:proton antiporter — MNVQYVHVPGSGLIRRMSPLVVCLVFLLPAGPVQAQEATAIESPATEAVEPLHVSDTSAVVPDTEAHAAAEEHGPRPPVWLVLPFALLLVMIATGPLFYPHHWHHHYPKYAIALGLFVSLYYIFGLGSATPVIHAIEEYLSFIALVASLFIAASGIYININAKGTPRNNAILLFVGSLIANLIATTGAAMLFVRSYMRLNRGRLKPYHLIFFIFLVANVGGGLTPIGDPPLFLGFLRGVPFFWTLTHVWFVWLPTMLLILAVFYVIDSRNKSESPDPDPSQPLLQIRGAKNFLWVLVIILSVFIDPNVFAWVPDLRELYHVPFGIREIIMFTVAVLAYKLADKEALRKNEFTFEPIREVGWLFLGIFATMQPALQLISLFAHDHAEQLTVGMFYWGTGILSSVLDNAPTYLNFLAAAMGKFGLDVNVPEQVKAFAEAAVHAETWFYLQAISIAAVFFGAMTYIGNAPNFMVKAIAEENKVEMPSFMGYVTKYSLPILIPIYFLIYLLFYSGLFPTLDTFFEQLLIR, encoded by the coding sequence ATGAACGTACAGTATGTGCACGTTCCTGGAAGCGGGCTGATACGCAGGATGAGCCCGCTTGTCGTATGTCTGGTGTTCCTACTGCCCGCCGGGCCGGTCCAGGCCCAGGAAGCTACAGCGATCGAAAGCCCGGCGACCGAAGCTGTCGAGCCGTTACATGTATCCGATACTTCGGCGGTTGTCCCAGACACAGAGGCCCATGCGGCCGCCGAAGAGCACGGCCCACGCCCTCCGGTCTGGCTCGTCCTACCGTTTGCCCTCCTGCTGGTGATGATTGCCACCGGACCCCTGTTCTACCCGCACCACTGGCATCATCACTATCCGAAGTATGCCATCGCCCTGGGTCTGTTCGTTTCGCTCTACTACATCTTCGGGCTGGGTTCCGCTACGCCTGTAATCCATGCCATTGAGGAGTACCTGTCGTTTATCGCGCTGGTGGCCTCGCTCTTTATCGCCGCCAGTGGCATTTATATCAACATCAACGCCAAGGGAACGCCCCGAAATAACGCGATTCTGCTGTTTGTGGGGTCGCTGATCGCCAATCTGATTGCGACGACAGGGGCCGCCATGCTCTTTGTGCGCAGCTACATGCGCCTGAATAGAGGCCGGCTGAAGCCCTATCACCTGATCTTTTTCATCTTTCTGGTGGCAAACGTAGGGGGAGGCCTGACCCCAATTGGCGATCCGCCGCTGTTTCTGGGCTTTCTACGGGGGGTACCCTTTTTCTGGACGCTGACGCACGTGTGGTTCGTCTGGCTGCCCACAATGTTGTTAATCCTTGCGGTTTTCTATGTGATTGATTCGCGTAACAAGAGCGAAAGCCCGGATCCTGATCCATCCCAACCGCTGTTGCAGATCCGCGGCGCCAAAAACTTTCTCTGGGTGCTGGTGATCATCCTGTCCGTCTTTATCGATCCGAATGTTTTTGCCTGGGTGCCCGATCTGCGTGAGCTTTACCACGTGCCGTTCGGTATTCGTGAGATCATCATGTTTACCGTGGCGGTGCTGGCTTACAAGCTGGCCGACAAGGAGGCCCTCCGGAAAAACGAGTTCACGTTCGAGCCTATCCGTGAGGTGGGATGGCTGTTTCTGGGAATTTTTGCTACAATGCAACCAGCGCTACAGCTTATCAGCCTGTTTGCGCACGATCACGCTGAGCAACTCACCGTGGGGATGTTCTACTGGGGCACCGGGATACTCTCCAGTGTGCTGGATAATGCGCCAACGTATCTGAACTTCCTGGCAGCCGCGATGGGTAAGTTCGGACTCGACGTGAACGTGCCTGAGCAGGTGAAAGCGTTCGCCGAGGCAGCAGTGCATGCGGAAACCTGGTTCTATCTGCAGGCGATTTCTATTGCCGCCGTGTTTTTCGGAGCGATGACGTATATTGGGAATGCGCCGAACTTCATGGTGAAGGCGATCGCGGAGGAGAACAAAGTGGAAATGCCTTCTTTCATGGGCTATGTCACGAAGTACTCGCTGCCGATTTTGATTCCGATTTACTTTCTGATTTACCTGCTGTTTTATAGCGGACTGTTTCCGACACTGGATACCTTTTTTGAACAATTGTTGATTCGATAA